One Sodalinema gerasimenkoae IPPAS B-353 DNA segment encodes these proteins:
- a CDS encoding glycosyltransferase yields MRLIVEGWRFISQSYAVVNQFQLLELLNRPDVQLYHREMPYLQDWHAARGLLSPEEEARLQRIPEPPDSLQSEAVLRMHMPFDFSPSNHSRHLVVFGLTEYGKVHNAMVQCMGVSDFGKVHRQSEATILTSSNWSRQGFINSGADANRIRVVPLGVNPQVCYPLGGEERQGLRRRLGIEDQFVFLNVSSQHPRKGIRPLLKAFAQVVQRHPQARLVLKGSTGLYGSETYVQLALDEVLTPQERDRVSANLAYIGQDLSFAEVVQLYQAADAYISPYLAEGFNLPVLEAIACGIPVICTAGGPTDDFTQSSFAIRVPAKQIWQEICSEQRLIFSPDIEALVAAMERVINDRDFRETANCLGPQFVQQNYTWSKTVDHLVNVLWSSMDHFSDVVPV; encoded by the coding sequence ATGCGCCTAATTGTCGAAGGTTGGCGGTTTATTTCTCAATCCTACGCCGTCGTCAACCAGTTCCAACTCCTGGAACTTCTCAACCGCCCCGATGTGCAACTGTACCATCGGGAAATGCCCTATTTGCAGGATTGGCACGCCGCCAGGGGACTCCTATCTCCTGAAGAAGAAGCCCGTTTACAAAGGATTCCTGAACCGCCAGACTCTCTCCAAAGTGAAGCCGTCTTGCGGATGCACATGCCCTTCGACTTTTCCCCGTCGAACCATTCCCGCCATCTGGTGGTGTTTGGTTTGACGGAATATGGCAAGGTCCATAATGCAATGGTGCAATGTATGGGGGTGTCGGATTTTGGCAAGGTTCATCGCCAGAGTGAGGCGACGATTCTCACCTCCTCCAATTGGTCTCGCCAGGGGTTTATTAATAGTGGCGCCGATGCTAATCGTATTCGGGTTGTTCCCTTGGGGGTGAATCCTCAAGTCTGTTATCCCCTAGGTGGAGAGGAACGGCAAGGGTTGCGTCGTCGCTTGGGGATTGAGGATCAGTTTGTTTTCCTCAATGTTAGTTCTCAGCATCCCCGCAAAGGGATTCGCCCGTTACTGAAAGCCTTTGCCCAGGTGGTTCAGCGTCATCCCCAGGCGCGGTTAGTGTTGAAGGGAAGCACGGGGTTATATGGGTCAGAAACCTATGTCCAATTGGCGTTAGATGAGGTATTAACGCCCCAGGAACGCGATCGCGTCTCAGCGAATTTAGCCTATATCGGACAAGACTTATCGTTTGCAGAGGTTGTCCAACTCTATCAAGCCGCAGATGCTTATATTTCGCCCTATTTAGCTGAGGGGTTTAATTTACCGGTGTTAGAGGCGATCGCCTGTGGGATTCCCGTCATTTGCACCGCTGGCGGTCCTACGGATGATTTTACTCAATCCTCTTTTGCCATAAGGGTTCCGGCTAAGCAAATTTGGCAAGAGATTTGTAGCGAACAACGACTCATCTTTAGTCCCGATATTGAGGCTTTAGTGGCTGCGATGGAACGAGTCATCAATGACCGGGATTTCCGAGAGACGGCTAATTGTTTAGGTCCTCAGTTTGTTCAGCAAAACT
- a CDS encoding aspartate ammonia-lyase, with amino-acid sequence MTEYRIETDSMGDRQIPANAYYGIQTLRAIENFPISGHRPLPTYIEACVLIKKATATANRELDCIPADISEAIIEAADEVLAGQLRDQFVVDIYQAGAGTSHHMNVNEVLANRALELLGEEKGSYGKVSPNDHVNYGQSTNDVIPTAIRIGGLLALHRQFFPALDATIATLNRKAEEFQDVVKSGRTHMQDAVPVRLGEDVRAWAVILNDHLRRIRYASEDLHSLGLGGSASGTGLNTHPRYRFRCAELLGEYIGQPLKSAPHLMAAMQSLSPFVAVSGSLRNLAQDLVKISHDLRLMDSGPKTGLKEIQLPPVQPGSSIMPGKYNPVMAEMTSMVCFQVMGLDQAIALCAQAGQLELNVMMPLVAYDFIHSIEILGNTLDALNRRCLAGITANRDRCLGYAEGSLALVTALNPHIGYLNAAAIAKESLDTGKSLRELVLEKELMPEAKLAEVLDLEKMSQLPPDLHDIP; translated from the coding sequence ATGACAGAGTATCGCATCGAAACCGACTCCATGGGCGATCGCCAGATCCCCGCCAACGCCTACTATGGGATTCAGACCCTTAGGGCGATCGAAAACTTCCCCATCAGCGGACATCGGCCTCTCCCCACCTACATCGAGGCCTGTGTTCTCATCAAAAAAGCCACCGCCACGGCCAACCGGGAACTCGACTGCATCCCCGCCGACATCTCCGAAGCCATTATCGAAGCCGCCGATGAAGTTCTCGCCGGACAACTGCGGGATCAGTTTGTGGTGGATATCTACCAAGCCGGGGCCGGAACCTCCCACCACATGAACGTCAACGAAGTTCTCGCCAATCGGGCCTTAGAACTTCTGGGAGAGGAGAAAGGCAGCTATGGCAAAGTTAGCCCCAACGACCATGTCAACTATGGTCAGTCTACCAACGATGTCATCCCCACCGCTATCCGTATTGGGGGACTCCTGGCCCTACATCGTCAATTCTTCCCCGCCTTGGACGCTACCATCGCCACCCTTAACCGCAAGGCCGAGGAATTTCAAGATGTGGTGAAATCTGGACGCACCCATATGCAGGATGCGGTTCCGGTACGACTCGGAGAAGATGTCCGGGCCTGGGCCGTCATTCTCAATGACCATTTACGACGCATCCGTTACGCCAGCGAAGACTTACACAGCTTGGGATTAGGAGGAAGCGCCTCGGGAACGGGCCTCAACACCCATCCTCGTTACCGCTTCCGTTGCGCTGAACTCCTCGGGGAGTATATCGGACAACCCCTAAAAAGCGCCCCCCATCTGATGGCGGCCATGCAGAGTTTATCTCCCTTCGTCGCCGTATCTGGGAGTTTACGCAATCTGGCCCAGGATTTAGTGAAAATCTCCCATGACTTGCGCCTGATGGATTCGGGCCCTAAAACGGGCTTAAAAGAGATTCAACTTCCCCCTGTTCAACCGGGGTCTTCGATTATGCCGGGGAAATATAACCCTGTGATGGCGGAGATGACCTCTATGGTATGTTTTCAGGTGATGGGATTGGATCAGGCGATCGCCCTGTGCGCCCAAGCGGGACAATTAGAATTAAATGTCATGATGCCCCTGGTGGCCTATGACTTCATTCATAGCATTGAAATTCTTGGGAACACCCTCGACGCCCTCAACCGTCGTTGTCTAGCAGGCATCACCGCCAACCGAGATCGCTGTCTGGGCTATGCTGAAGGCAGTTTGGCCCTGGTCACCGCCCTTAACCCTCACATTGGCTATCTCAACGCCGCCGCGATCGCCAAGGAGTCCCTCGATACTGGCAAATCCTTACGGGAACTGGTGTTAGAAAAGGAATTAATGCCTGAAGCCAAGTTAGCGGAGGTGTTGGACTTAGAGAAAATGAGTCAACTCCCCCCGGACCTTCATGACATCCCATAA
- a CDS encoding Uma2 family endonuclease codes for MVQVQPRLFESFEDYLVYSESLEGFYELYNGQLVKMPPESGVNVQIANRLLLHFAGLVGIDRVRGQGLEIEVQGEPRNRYPDLTILREEHIEQLARRNTVRLSMNPPLLVVEVVSPGEVQRQRDYVAKRFQYQSCGIPEYWLVDPESETVLVLGLQEGSYQEIGTFFGDTPIQSLTMTDLDLTAGQVFLG; via the coding sequence ATGGTACAGGTTCAACCCCGATTGTTTGAGAGTTTTGAAGACTATCTCGTTTATAGTGAGTCCCTAGAAGGCTTTTATGAGTTATATAACGGTCAGCTAGTCAAGATGCCCCCCGAATCTGGTGTAAATGTTCAAATTGCTAACCGTCTCCTCCTCCACTTTGCCGGCTTGGTTGGCATTGATCGAGTCCGTGGCCAAGGGTTAGAGATTGAAGTCCAGGGAGAACCGAGAAATCGCTATCCTGATTTGACGATTCTGCGAGAAGAACATATCGAACAACTGGCCCGACGGAATACGGTGCGATTGTCGATGAATCCGCCGTTATTAGTGGTTGAGGTGGTTAGTCCGGGGGAGGTACAACGGCAGCGAGATTATGTCGCTAAACGCTTTCAGTATCAAAGTTGTGGCATCCCGGAATATTGGCTGGTTGACCCAGAATCTGAAACTGTTTTGGTTTTGGGGTTACAAGAAGGGTCTTATCAAGAGATAGGAACATTTTTCGGAGATACTCCCATTCAATCGCTCACGATGACTGACCTAGATTTAACGGCAGGTCAAGTTTTTTTAGGCTAA